The Longimicrobium sp. DNA segment CGTGAAATCCTGGGCGTGTACATCTTTGTGTGGGTGGCCGCTTTATTAGGCCACATGGCCTAATTTAGCGGCCACCATGATGAGGGAGCCTTAGCAAGTTTGTACGCCATGTTTTTCGCCCCGCTTAACGGTATCCTCTCCTCAGGCGTACGCGTGCGTGCTCTGCGTGTGCTGGCCGACGCACATCAGGCGTTGTCCGGGCGTGAGATCGCGCGGCAGGCACACGCCAGCCGGGCAATGACGCAACGCGGACTGGGGGAACTGGCGCAACTCGGCGTCGTGCTGATGGAGGAAACGCCGGCCCAGCATCTCTACCGTCTGAACGAGAACCACCACCTTGTGCGCGATGGCCTCCTGCCGCTATTTCGGGCGGAACGTAAGCGGGCTGACGAGTTGTTCCAGGAGCTGCGGCGGATTCTGCTGGACGAGGCGGGCGTGGCGGATGG contains these protein-coding regions:
- a CDS encoding nucleotidyltransferase domain-containing protein — translated: MFFAPLNGILSSGVRVRALRVLADAHQALSGREIARQAHASRAMTQRGLGELAQLGVVLMEETPAQHLYRLNENHHLVRDGLLPLFRAERKRADELFQELRRILLDEAGVADGRVLAAYLFGSAARGDDVPGSDLDVLVITPDARAAEAVHDTLSARAPALRTYFGVVLSPVVLDLATAREQAGSTDSFLRDAIRDGRRIYGKALEELLW